One Citrus sinensis cultivar Valencia sweet orange chromosome 5, DVS_A1.0, whole genome shotgun sequence genomic window, GTAATTGTAAAACTCACCACAAACTTTTGGGTTTTCAACAATCATCTTAATCCAATTCAGAGAACTTCATTATATGTACACCCAGCGAAAGGATACTATTAACTCGATTccattaaaataacaatttgaTTCAAGAAAGAGTACTAATTAAGACAAAGTAGAATACAACAATAAAAccaaactaaaacaaaaatacatcAAACATGCCTAGATCTAGCCTCTAGCATTGTGAAAAGATCTCATAAAACAACTTCTTGAAAAGCTGCATGTGTTGGCTTTCCAAGTTTACAACCACATATAAGCTCCCATCCCTGCTTGGACTAGGAAAAACATGCATTGTCCCATCTAAAGGGGTAAGTGACCTAAAAAACACTGGCCTCCCCCACCCAAAATTTACATCAAAAATAGGCATATGAAACATATAGGAAATATTGAGATTAGGACACTTAAAAGTGTGCGCTCCTCGTTTTAAAACTGTTAAATCTGGTTGTTGGTTTAGGTAAGCAAGAGCTGActttaaatattcattatCCATTCGTTTTATTGCTTTATGAATTCTTTCTGTAGTATAATTTAACGATTCTGATTGGATATCACCTGCTAAGCCGATTGTTGCACCAGTGAAGGTTACATTGCCAATATACCCAAACGGAAGCAGCGGATTCAGTCTAGACCGTCCAGTTATTGGAATGTGTAACTTGCTGGCTTGATCATTAGAAAGTCCACGAGCTTTACACAAGCAACGCCATATATGTGCAGCTAGTATCTCGAACCTGGTAAACTTATTTGTGGTTCCATGATCTTGCTTTGATTTTGCCTTAAGTGTGTTGACTTGATCAACTGATAGATTAAGGATAGCGGAGGAAATGGGTTTAGGATTTGCTTCGAGTTCTACATTTTGAGTAGGGACATTCATGGAAGGAGGTGGGTCATATTCTATATGGTGGAATTTGGGAAAAGTTGGGACCCCAATACCTAGTAATGTTCGATCAATCGACGGTGGATTACTAATGGGGACACCACGTGTCATCTCAGCCCATGTATTGATGAAGTGGAATATTGAAGTTGCATCGGTTAACGTATGGTGCATTGAAACGGTAAGACAAACTCCTCCACATTTAAAATAGGTTACCTAGTAGAACATGTCAGTCAATAACTCGTTAGAGAGTACTATTTTTcatctataaaaaaataaaacaaaaataaaaataagccAAAACGTTGACCAAGTCAACTTTAACCCCCATCGGGTTTACGCATGCATCTAATGCAACACGGCCAGGTATATACaccattttatcattttccattttccatAACTAAAGCagacccccaaaaaaaaaatcatgtacCTGTGCCACCAGTAATGGATAAGAAGATATATCTCCGTTATAATCAACTGTTGGAACAAGTTTCTGAATCTTCAGGCTTGATTCAAAGTCTTCCAAATCCTCAAGAACACAACTTGTTTTAGCCTCCACAAACAAAGCACCCTCTCCATTACATTTGATCTCAATTCTGCCATTTTGATCTCTTCCCAATCTCCCAGCCATTGGATAAAATGGCACGAGGACTTCGCTCAATGATTCTTTCAGCAAACCAGCTTCAAAGAAATTAGAAGAATCATTCGGCTGCCTCTGCCTAAAGAAATAAAACCCGGGAATGTGAGCTGCCCGCGGCAATAGGTCCAGTACAGAACTTTGTAGGCAATGCTTTGGCGTTTCCTGGGCAGGGCATACCGTTGTTGACTTTTCTATTTGAATTTCCATTGTGTCAGAAAGAATTATGACAATGAGATCACCACCTGTGAATCAATAAATCTGATGATCGGAACAGAAATAAGATGATAGATGTAGCAAATCGAACTGATAGGTTGATTGCAAGTAAAACTCACAAGTTTTTGATGCTGCAGTATCTTTGACGACCTGGTACAAACTCAAAATTGAgtgaaaactaaaatttttagagTGTTTTGATGCTTAGGAATGAGTCCGAAGCTTGCTCTGTATTCTTTTTTCCTGCATTGCTTTTTATAAGTGATTGTTTATCGTTCTCTTGCATTATTGCATtgtttattattctaaaaaaatgtCTCACTACATGTTAAACAATTTTAGCCACATGAATATTAAAAGACTGAACTCGCTGTCATTGACTTAGATCTCCCATAGGCTACAGACATGAGGCGTGATACTACAGGAAAGCTAACCCACACTATGCTgttaaaaatagtaataaaaataaaaattaaaccttGATTAAATTTCACAAAACTGCAGGAGTGCAATATTATATAGCTCACGTGCTTTGTCATTTGAGATTCCCTGAATTTGGATGGAGAATGATGTTCcatcaagaattttataatctgtaattttcttttttgaaagtttattattattgttattgttccaaaagataaaaataaaaaataaaaataatcactcagtattaaaaacaaaatttttaatttttaatttttttcttttacttttcctttttttctttatgatttttaCCGACCAAAGATTAATAAAAGCTAAATATTAGTTATCACTTCACCGTCCAACTACTTTTGACCACATTTAtagagtcaatttttttttttaatttattctcctAATATACGAAggtaagaaattttatttattattaaattatcaaacgTTATTGATGATTGCttatcatattaatatttttaaaattttcatatatggTTAGGGTTTGTTTTGGCTATTCATATTAATTCTCTTAGTCTCGTAGGCAATAAATTTGTAGTAGATATCGCTTATGTTgcataagaaattaaaagaagaaattgctCGTgtgcttaagaaaaatttcctCTACAAATTGATACAAGCTCAAAGTTATGCTATTGAGTTTCCGATGAGCTTAATTTATTGTCGATATTttctactaataatattttttaaaaataaaaaagatgaacaatatttaatttttaatttatttaaacatgtTAATTAAGTACTTGGGACCATTTTGATACTTTTAAAACTCTAAATTATACTCTTTTAGTAGAATACATAGCTTGTATTtgagttatatttttatttttaaatataattattttgtttagaataactatttttaaaaataagactCCTAATATTCTAGTCAGTTTAGGATTGCAACGGCTGATAAAATAAGTTACTTTTACTATACCGATGGAATAAGttgttgattaaaaaattaaattggtgTTTCATAGACTGTGTTGTTGTGACTGCTTTGAGTTTGAAAAGtagagtaataaaatttattgtaaaagagttattttattatataatgacaaaaatagatataagtttaatttcattttgcttTTTAGAGTATGTTTAATCAATTGTAAGATGccttttttatccttttcagaacacataaaattacataaagtgAAAAGAGAAACTCAATTAATGAACTTCATAATATGttatataaatgtaataaaaattcatactaatatataattcaaataaaataaaaacattcaCATTAAAcatgttataataataatcctcAGACTTTCCATTTCTTGTGATCTAGAACTGTTAGTATTGTGATACTTTTTTTAAGTGTCATTTGTCTCCTTCTATTCcttcataaaaaaatgaactatGATTACTtttatggtgtgtttacttgagGGTttaaggaatgagaatgaaaccCATGTTTACTtgataaaatgtaatttgggaatggaaataaaatgtaTGGATCCtacacaatttgggaataaggAATGAGAATCTCATTCTCATGGGGGAGttgggaatgaaaatgagagaatggaaatgaaatatatgtttacttttgtatccctataatttttttatatttctcaaattatcctcgttcaaatcacaattaattttattattttaaatgtcaataataataatgattattattattaaattttattaactttattattttagttattattaattattgttattattatttttattaatattatcattattaacaataaaaataataattaatttatcattattaacaatattatcattgttgttgttgttgttgttattattattattaaattttattaactttattattaattactattaatgttatttttattaatattatcattattaacatttattattattattattattattatattttattaactttattattttagttattattaattactgttattattatttttattaatattatcattattaacatttaacaataataataataataatattattattatattttattatatttattattttagttattattaattactattaatattatttttattaatattaatattattaacatttattattatttttattaatattaatattattaacatttattattattattattaaattttattaactttattatttaagttactattaattactgttattattatttttattaatatcatcactattaacatttattattattattaattttattttttaattaatattatttttataataatatttatacatgtatctaaataatgaaaattacattatttaatactatagatattttgttaaattgattattattccCATTTCTcgttcccatttattttgccaagtaaacacatcaatgacatTCCAGTACATTctcattcttatttatttttgtcaagtaaacattaaaatctcattctcatttcaaCTTATTCTCATTCCATGAAATAAACACACCATCAATGTTGTCAAGATGAAGATCACCTTAGGCATACCTCCTTATATATAATTGTGTAATGACATGGGTgcaataatgttaattttattagagTAATTTGATTGTGGCGGTAACATGATCTataatgttttatatattagggtttatgaaaaaataagatatcattatatttttgttaaaatattaaaataataatagaaaatttaagaatacgtggttatttatttaataaattgtatataaaaaataattatttacttacTTGTAAAATTTACTCTCAA contains:
- the LOC102621641 gene encoding shikimate O-hydroxycinnamoyltransferase-like codes for the protein MEIQIEKSTTVCPAQETPKHCLQSSVLDLLPRAAHIPGFYFFRQRQPNDSSNFFEAGLLKESLSEVLVPFYPMAGRLGRDQNGRIEIKCNGEGALFVEAKTSCVLEDLEDFESSLKIQKLVPTVDYNGDISSYPLLVAQVTYFKCGGVCLTVSMHHTLTDATSIFHFINTWAEMTRGVPISNPPSIDRTLLGIGVPTFPKFHHIEYDPPPSMNVPTQNVELEANPKPISSAILNLSVDQVNTLKAKSKQDHGTTNKFTRFEILAAHIWRCLCKARGLSNDQASKLHIPITGRSRLNPLLPFGYIGNVTFTGATIGLAGDIQSESLNYTTERIHKAIKRMDNEYLKSALAYLNQQPDLTVLKRGAHTFKCPNLNISYMFHMPIFDVNFGWGRPVFFRSLTPLDGTMHVFPSPSRDGSLYVVVNLESQHMQLFKKLFYEIFSQC